A stretch of DNA from Anopheles nili chromosome 2, idAnoNiliSN_F5_01, whole genome shotgun sequence:
GGTACAGCCAGCCCAACGCCACCCATAAGGATCATGATGCCTGAGCGCAGTGCGATCTGAGAGATCATGTGCTTGTTCTTTGGTATTTTGTCCTGGATTTTGCGCCACAAAATGTCCATCGGTACGTAGAACTGCAGTCCGAACGTGAACAGGATGGCCAGTGCGATGAGGATTTGAGCAGTAACAGCCAATCTGAGGATAATAAATAGCTTGAATCGCACGTTCAACTCTAACAGTTCCGTATCACTATCAACTTACGCATCTTCTAGTGGCAGATTGAGAGTAACGCTACCCTTGGCAGCGTCACCGAAGCGTACGTAACCGAAAAATCCAATTACAGCGTACAGCACGATCACAGTTCCCATGGCTGTGTTCAGGACACCCGGGCATCCAAGGAAGTGCTGCGGTTTGGACATCGAGTTCTCCACCGGCATAACTACGCCAATACCCTCCATAGCAAAGATGACGGTACTAAaggggaaattaaaaaaagaaatgattggaaCACGTGGTCATGCATTATAAGAAGCCGTTTGTAATACCTGAAGAACAATGGCAGCGAGCCGAACGACGAGAACATCGGTTTGTCGTCGAACTCCAGCGAATCCTTGAAGATGTAGTACAGCGTGATGCCGAACGTCACCACGATGAACAGGTTAGCAAGGGCCGAAAACGGTACCAGATACTTAAGCTCCCGAATCTGGCCAATCAGCAGAACCGGTATCATCGTCAGCAGGATGTAGATACGCACACTCCAATCATTGCCCGTCTCGTGGTTGATCACGTCGTGGAAGGACGTCGCAATGAAGACGATGTACACACAGCCAGCACTGAAGTACGTGGCCATGAGCGCGTAGTCGACGAAAGCTCTGTTGACAAATCGAACAAAGAAATTCGGTTGAATAATTTGcgccaaaaaacaaagcgtAAGTTAAATAGGTAAAGTTTAAGAAGGTTTAATAAATTAGTTGCAACTGCATTGTTGCGAAACTCGAAGTCATCGGTAGACCGACTGAAGTCGATCGACCTTTCACTAGGTGTGTCTCTAGCACACCCCTTGACTTTACGATGCTGGTAATTTGAAATTCCATCCTTGATGCGGGGTCTAGAAAACTAGACCCTGAATTTTCTATGTCAACGTTACCAGCTGGGAACGGTAAAGCAgtaccaaaagaaaaaaaacgacgccaTGAGGCATGATTTAGGTAAATAGTCGGCGACAGTAGGTCTCTCGCTTGCCGGTGGTATTTATCTACATATGGCTGAAGATGATCCAAGCCGCAAGAAGACGTAGTGTACGTTGACACGTTCGAATGGCGCGCAAACACAGCCGCAACCAAGCGCCGTAAGCAAACCCCCACGAGACGGCAAACCGTCATTCGTATGCATATCGGTTgtgtaattaattaaaatgcttATCATCACGCCGCGGTGGCGCTGGACAAGTGTGCTTTCTGTGTGCTTTCGTGGTGGCTCAAGGACGAACCGTTCGCGGAACCGACCTTGGCGGTTCCTCTGTTTTTGGGACCCACTTACTTTGAGAAACCGGCTAGAGGTCGTAATTTTGGCGGTCCGTACTGGAAGACACGTTCGGCGGTTTCGGAGAACCCCAGCACCGGTATCCTTGTCCTTTTGCAAACCATGTGGGACGTTTTCACCTGTAATGAGAAAACGGAAGTAATGTGTACGGTGGATATGATTTGAATTCGTGCCAATACCTCCGGGAAGTACCGGGAAGGGTCTGGCCGGTCAGTGTTCGAGTGATTCGGTGACACACTGCACTTTGAACATGTGATTTTATGATGCCGTCGCTGTCGAATGGATTGTTCCGATCACCGGAAGCAAAACGGACCCGTCACGTTACCGGTGAAGGTTGTGTTCAGTTATGgcgcgtttttattttgctatcCTACCGTTTTATGAGCTTATGCGGAGAAGTAGCGTGGGATGTATTATGCATGCGTTTATCGACTCTCCGTTCGCATTACGTGGTTGAGTGTGAAAACTTAATCGCAGGTTGAATAGAAATGACAAGAATTGTTCTCCGAGATCGTATTGTTTAAGTTCAACTacaattttttaattgtttaacCACTAAATAACTGAAGCTTTCAAATAATAACAGTGGCTAATATAATCCTCATGGAAAACGTGctctaaataaaaaaacccatcgattAGAAGCATGTGTAAATATAAGAGCACGTTTCGGTCTATTTGATTTAAAACATATCACGGTCAATTACTATCGTAAATAATAGTAACAGTTTTCACAATGAACACCACGCGCGATAAGCTATCTCTTGACATATGTGTGGCGAAGCGGAAAGGTGTAATGAATTTTGTTGTCTCCCGCATTCGAGTGGAAAGCCAAATAATGACATTATTAATTATAACCCGCGCACTTGTTGCTTAGGCACacgaatcgatcgatggcatAAATCATGCCGGGCTATAAGTAAATCATCGTTTTGACGCCTATTTTTGCGATAAAGCGCACCGTTGCGGCGTTCATTAACCTTATCGGTGCCGGGGACCGGTGACGCCATGACAGATGGAAGGACAAACGCCGCCCGGCATCATTATTATCGCCGATTGTCAGCGGATTAGTAGCGGTAGTATAAATTATCACggtatcgatcgcatcgtacACCGCAATAACCGTTTCCGAGCGCTTCCGTTGCCTTTCCGTACGCCATGATGCCAAACATGGCGCTTACAAGCCCCGTTCCGCTGGAAGGGCTGGTTTTGTTTCCGCAAAGGGTTGCCCTTTTTGAATGGATGAACTTTTGCAACCCCATCGACGGGCGGGTCAACGGTTTGCTGATGGGATGCGCAAGAAGCGTCCAGCCGGACCGTAAGGATCACCTTGAAAGGATACACGCGCATGGTTTGGGGTGGTGCTCTCAGCCGTACGTCGTTGCAAAAAGGAATGCCCGAGACCATGCACTTGAACTCGTAGGTTTGCAGCTAATCGTGAGCCAATGGAACCTGCAAGCTTCAAGGCTAACTGGATTGGAAAACGACGCCGCGTGGTATTGCTAGTATCGAAGCGGGTATTCGCGCGGATCATTGGAATCGGTGATTCTCACGGGCTGAACGGTGTTATCTTTATCATCGTAAAATCTTGAGATTGTCCAAGTAGCCGTGAAAAGCAAAGTAAAGAGGTAGGTGCAGTTGTCACGAGCTATTTAAAGTGCTGGTGTTAAACAAATTATAAACCAATCAGACAATGTGCCCCATGTTAACATCGTTGGTAATACAGATTATCAAGAACACGGGTTAAACAAATTGTACATTTCCACATACATTATCGTGCAGTAAAAGCTGCTGCCTTCCATAATAAACTGAAAAAACTACAAGATCAGTTCCGCTAGGAATCACTCGTAACATCATTAATGTTCCAGAATTGTGCTAATAACCGCGAGATCATCAGATGACTCATACCATTCATCGTTGCACAACTTCCCTTTAAAGAGCTCATATCGCGGATGTATTCTTGTCTGGTGTAACgatcacccaaaaaaaaatcaatcattcaCAATCTCATCTCCGGCACGTGTTCCCAACAACCGAACAATGGCATTGGTGACATCTGTGGAAGTCTAATTTCCCGTCTACCC
This window harbors:
- the LOC128728718 gene encoding proton-coupled amino acid transporter-like protein pathetic, translated to MGEEKVAPVPEYTAGDFNSTTKLAESQIISEDAEYNPFEHRQIEKPNSTTGSLIHLLKSSLGTGILAMPVAFKNAGLLFGAIGTVIVGLICTHCVHILVKTSHMVCKRTRIPVLGFSETAERVFQYGPPKLRPLAGFSKAFVDYALMATYFSAGCVYIVFIATSFHDVINHETGNDWSVRIYILLTMIPVLLIGQIRELKYLVPFSALANLFIVVTFGITLYYIFKDSLEFDDKPMFSSFGSLPLFFSTVIFAMEGIGVVMPVENSMSKPQHFLGCPGVLNTAMGTVIVLYAVIGFFGYVRFGDAAKGSVTLNLPLEDALAVTAQILIALAILFTFGLQFYVPMDILWRKIQDKIPKNKHMISQIALRSGIMILMGGVGLAVPELEPFIGLVGAVFFSSLGLFVPCVVETVFLWPNELGKFRWVLIKNVIVGAFSIFALVAGAYVSIKDIVELYTDDDEHTE